One region of Streptomyces leeuwenhoekii genomic DNA includes:
- a CDS encoding PadR family transcriptional regulator, giving the protein MLELAILGFLAEGPLHGYQLRRRIAHLSGHARPVSDGSLYPAINRLVKSGLLDRRAEPGASAAQRHTLSLTAAGRTELLRRLRDADGLDISDSTRYFTVLAFLSQLPDPAAQKAVLRRRLNFLEQPASFFREGDRLLGAEDTDDPYRRGMLTIARATSRAERSWLREMLA; this is encoded by the coding sequence ATGCTGGAACTCGCGATCCTGGGATTCCTGGCCGAGGGGCCACTGCACGGCTACCAACTGCGCCGCCGGATAGCGCACTTGTCCGGCCATGCCCGCCCGGTCAGCGACGGCAGCCTCTATCCGGCGATCAATCGCCTGGTCAAGTCCGGGCTGCTCGACCGCAGAGCCGAGCCAGGCGCCTCGGCGGCCCAGCGACACACCTTGAGCTTGACCGCTGCCGGCCGCACCGAGCTGCTGCGACGGCTGCGGGACGCCGACGGACTGGACATCAGCGACAGCACCCGGTACTTCACGGTCCTCGCCTTTCTCTCCCAGCTGCCCGACCCCGCCGCCCAGAAGGCGGTACTGCGTCGGCGACTGAACTTCCTGGAACAGCCCGCGAGCTTCTTCCGCGAGGGCGACCGTCTCCTGGGCGCCGAAGACACCGACGACCCCTACCGGCGCGGCATGCTCACCATCGCCCGTGCCACCAGCCGCGCGGAACGGTCGTGGCTACGGGAGATGCTGGCTTGA
- a CDS encoding DEAD/DEAH box helicase has translation MVEHRVRGIPATTAQPHESLDPEQLDAFRKALTTEDLLVVLGPPGTGKTRTITEIAHTTATTTDTGGGRVLVTSHTNRAVDNVLARLPRDLVVIRVGDESKVHADVRPLLLEEQSENLSEGIRHAMAHRTRAYREAAAAADWTAELASRLGQVDDLARSEKAAALRLQDAIQTASAPARERLEALRYEEHERDTAQRELVDRASRLQAKVQSEQQRSNRLLTGRLHRFRARRAEAELTAVGAEMQRLEALGPELRRQAETAQAEADRAVREDPAVRACLAARQSARRRLDDSLQSAYEAAGVAVQALGTVVPGVSAPDFLRDPTEAAAALHTLCRRLQAWLPVLSARQELTRQWQTAVGQDPGQLVPELIRYAQVIGATCIGAASRPELSGVEFDLGIVDEAGQIGVADALVPLTRVRRGVLVGDDRQLPPFLDTEVADWARATGDPVLLRLTSQSALEQLRAGLPSSHVVQLTRQRRMPAEIADFISAHFYAGRLLTEKEHRHTDPLFASPMAFVDTSRLPERTRRESQGGRAEGGALKGFSNTCEARLLARLAAFYHQRGCEWVVIVPYLAQRSEVVRRLTPLIGDSELANASVGSVDSYQGGERDVVLYGFTRSNPEGRIGFLKELRRINVAFARAKSQLVLTGDLSSLLNADDPGFRTLAEAMHRHLLDRGDLRDFHDVMGALDHAAADMNETVPPSARRGRP, from the coding sequence GTGGTCGAGCACCGTGTACGCGGTATCCCGGCGACGACCGCACAACCGCACGAGAGCCTCGACCCCGAGCAGCTGGACGCTTTCCGCAAGGCACTGACCACCGAGGACCTGCTGGTGGTGCTTGGTCCGCCCGGTACCGGCAAGACCCGGACCATCACCGAGATCGCGCACACCACCGCGACCACGACCGACACCGGCGGCGGCAGGGTCCTCGTCACCTCCCACACCAACCGCGCCGTGGACAACGTGCTCGCCCGGCTGCCGAGGGATCTCGTGGTGATCCGTGTCGGGGACGAGAGCAAGGTCCATGCCGATGTGAGGCCACTTCTTCTGGAAGAGCAGTCGGAGAACCTGTCGGAGGGGATCCGGCATGCCATGGCCCACCGGACCCGGGCCTACCGGGAGGCGGCGGCCGCTGCGGACTGGACGGCGGAGCTCGCGTCCCGGCTCGGTCAGGTCGATGACCTCGCCCGGAGCGAGAAGGCCGCGGCCCTGCGCCTGCAGGACGCGATCCAAACCGCCTCCGCACCGGCCCGCGAGCGGCTGGAAGCGCTCCGGTACGAGGAACACGAGCGAGATACGGCCCAGCGGGAACTGGTCGACCGGGCCTCGCGGCTCCAGGCGAAGGTACAGTCCGAGCAGCAGCGCTCCAACCGTCTGTTGACCGGCCGGCTGCACCGCTTCAGGGCCCGCCGCGCAGAGGCAGAGCTCACCGCGGTAGGAGCCGAGATGCAGCGGCTGGAGGCCCTCGGTCCTGAACTGCGCCGGCAGGCCGAGACAGCGCAGGCCGAGGCGGACCGCGCGGTACGCGAGGACCCCGCTGTCCGAGCGTGCCTGGCCGCCCGTCAGTCCGCGCGGCGGCGGCTCGACGACAGCCTCCAATCCGCCTACGAGGCCGCTGGCGTGGCCGTCCAGGCACTCGGCACGGTCGTACCGGGCGTGTCCGCCCCCGATTTCCTGCGTGACCCGACCGAGGCGGCCGCCGCACTGCACACGCTGTGTCGACGTCTGCAGGCGTGGCTGCCCGTTCTCTCCGCGCGTCAGGAACTCACCAGGCAGTGGCAGACCGCCGTGGGCCAGGACCCGGGCCAGCTCGTGCCCGAACTCATCCGCTACGCCCAAGTGATCGGCGCCACCTGCATCGGAGCCGCGTCCCGCCCTGAGCTGTCCGGTGTCGAGTTCGACCTGGGCATCGTCGACGAAGCCGGCCAGATCGGCGTCGCGGACGCGCTGGTCCCTCTGACCCGGGTCCGCCGCGGTGTCCTGGTCGGCGACGACCGGCAACTGCCGCCCTTCCTCGACACCGAGGTCGCCGACTGGGCCCGGGCGACAGGCGACCCCGTTCTGCTGCGGCTGACGTCGCAGAGCGCCTTGGAGCAGCTGCGTGCCGGACTCCCCTCCTCACACGTCGTCCAGTTGACCCGGCAGCGCCGCATGCCCGCCGAGATCGCCGATTTCATCTCGGCCCATTTCTACGCGGGACGGCTGCTCACCGAGAAGGAACACCGGCACACCGACCCCTTGTTCGCAAGCCCGATGGCCTTTGTCGACACCTCCCGCCTGCCCGAGCGCACACGTCGCGAGTCGCAGGGAGGCCGCGCCGAGGGCGGAGCCCTCAAGGGCTTCTCCAACACCTGTGAGGCACGCCTCCTCGCCCGGCTCGCCGCCTTTTACCACCAGCGTGGTTGCGAGTGGGTGGTGATCGTCCCCTACCTCGCGCAACGCTCGGAGGTCGTCCGCCGCCTCACCCCGCTGATCGGCGACTCCGAACTCGCGAACGCCTCGGTCGGCAGCGTCGACTCCTACCAGGGCGGAGAGCGCGACGTCGTCCTGTACGGCTTCACACGCAGCAACCCCGAAGGACGGATCGGCTTCCTCAAAGAGCTCCGCCGCATCAACGTGGCCTTCGCCCGTGCCAAGAGCCAGCTGGTACTGACCGGCGACCTGAGCAGCCTGCTCAACGCGGACGACCCCGGCTTCCGCACGCTCGCCGAAGCCATGCACCGGCATCTGCTCGACCGCGGTGACCTGAGGGACTTCCACGACGTCATGGGTGCGCTCGACCATGCCGCCGCGGACATGAACGAAACGGTTCCCCCATCGGCGCGGAGGGGTCGACCGTGA
- a CDS encoding trypsin-like peptidase domain-containing protein produces the protein MNAAAGSGPRPGTDAWVAAAHGTEHDETALGSGFLIDEHRVLTCAHVACPTWEKTRELWVAFPKSDQFMERRFRVREVLAPQTPAKRRAQDVAVLLLAEPVSGEPAARLRRPTPSALVGEPWWAFGFPDGDLFGNSSDGTVGESLAYGWVRLDTSSRYPVRPGYSGAALWSPTYQAVVGLVGQASGSGDARALTLYQADKCLPDQKIALLTDWSAEAAGETALAAWGWSLDDDPEASRHWKPRARGVSTDAEQGFRFRGRTAALTEMIGWMTSAAAPRKVLLVTGSPGVGKSAVLGRVVTSADPGIAALLPADDDALRAPLGSVSCAVHAKGKTALEVAKEIATAASAAPPERTSDLASVLRTTLSERPASADRPFVVVIDALDEATSAQQARLIARHIALPLAETCADLNVRVVVGSRRRDDAGSLLDSFGTAARVIDLDAPEFFAAADLTAYTMATLRLLGDERPDNPYGDEHTARPVAARIAELADGNFLVAGLTARGHGLHDTHAVAPADIAFTPTVAAALQDYLARLPAVDGAPAADALSVLAYAEAPGLPLPLWSAAVERLTGHHLTEERLRTLARSSAANFLVETGVNDQNTGVFRLFHQALNDALRKNRARLGSNVTDERALTRCFIAYGRRLGWERAPVYLLRSLPRHAVGGRVVDELLAEAEYALHADLRRLIPASGAALSGAARERAQVLRRTPQAIDREPARRAALFSVTETQEGFGQFYGPLAAEGPYRADWAAVAPRAEEAVLEGHSAEIRSVCALGPASHTLLASASGDGTVRLWDPVTARTVRRLTPRFGRIRAMCGLIVDGQTYLAVAADSDVWLWNESRQRAAGHLSGHLSSIRDICAFDTADGPRLATAGADGTVRVWDPAAGECTLVLPGHGGWVESVCAVAVAGETLLASGGDEQDGSVILWRPDTGERVRVLEGHEGSIVALCTVQVAGQTLLASLGADRTVRLWGPAGDWCVGTLPGEDLAFTLCAVTTEGRSLLAGTSGDLVRLLDPETGRIAITLQGHSDSVDSLCVLRVNGRDLLASGGADHTVRLWDPAAPRASRVSAVRALSPAYSGDGVLVAAGGDDGVTELRDPASGTVVGTLQGNRDWVRALCSPRHLGRPYLAGCGDDGEAWLWSPGDTSPRSRRRGSRPAYTMCSVHVDDRTLLAVGHTDGSAWLWDPLTGETARFLRFPSGIYAMCGVELSGRPYVATATDGLDGAVWLWDVVSGRHHRLAAASETFAMCTLPVAGRTALATAHAHGRVRLWDAERGELVGELSGHTGAVNAVSVVGEGGPLLATAGSDRTVRLWDVAARALVEEIPVHHPALAVTWVARRLIVGLDHGLLALSLGEVSRCAVGG, from the coding sequence ATGAACGCCGCTGCCGGCTCGGGCCCGCGCCCGGGCACCGATGCCTGGGTGGCCGCGGCACACGGCACGGAGCACGACGAGACGGCGCTGGGTTCCGGCTTCCTCATCGATGAACACCGGGTACTGACGTGCGCGCATGTCGCCTGCCCCACATGGGAGAAGACGCGTGAGCTGTGGGTGGCGTTCCCCAAGTCGGACCAGTTCATGGAGCGGCGCTTCCGGGTACGGGAGGTGTTGGCGCCGCAGACCCCGGCGAAGCGCCGTGCGCAGGACGTGGCCGTCCTCCTGCTCGCGGAGCCGGTCTCCGGTGAGCCCGCGGCCCGGCTGCGGCGGCCGACGCCGTCCGCACTCGTGGGCGAGCCGTGGTGGGCCTTCGGGTTCCCCGACGGCGATCTGTTCGGCAACTCGTCGGACGGGACGGTCGGCGAGTCGCTCGCTTACGGCTGGGTGCGGCTCGACACGTCCTCGCGCTATCCCGTCAGACCCGGTTACAGCGGCGCCGCCTTGTGGTCGCCGACGTACCAGGCGGTCGTGGGCCTGGTCGGGCAGGCCAGTGGTTCGGGCGACGCCCGGGCCTTGACGCTCTATCAGGCCGACAAGTGTCTGCCCGACCAGAAGATCGCGCTGCTCACCGACTGGTCGGCCGAGGCGGCGGGCGAAACGGCGCTCGCGGCGTGGGGCTGGTCTCTGGACGACGACCCGGAAGCCAGCCGGCACTGGAAGCCGCGCGCACGCGGCGTGAGCACGGACGCCGAACAGGGCTTCCGCTTCCGGGGCCGTACCGCCGCGCTCACCGAAATGATCGGCTGGATGACCTCCGCGGCCGCGCCGCGCAAGGTACTGCTGGTGACCGGGTCGCCCGGCGTGGGCAAGTCCGCGGTGCTCGGCCGTGTGGTCACCTCGGCGGATCCCGGTATCGCCGCGCTGCTCCCGGCGGACGACGACGCCCTGCGTGCCCCCCTCGGCTCGGTCTCCTGCGCCGTGCACGCGAAGGGAAAGACCGCTCTGGAGGTGGCCAAGGAGATCGCCACCGCGGCCTCGGCCGCGCCACCCGAGCGCACCAGCGACCTGGCCTCCGTGCTGCGGACCACGCTGTCCGAGCGGCCCGCTTCCGCGGACAGGCCGTTCGTCGTGGTCATCGACGCCCTCGACGAGGCCACCAGCGCGCAGCAGGCCCGCCTGATCGCACGGCACATCGCCCTCCCTCTGGCGGAGACCTGCGCGGATCTCAACGTCAGGGTGGTGGTCGGCAGCCGCCGCAGGGACGATGCCGGCAGTCTGCTCGACTCGTTCGGCACAGCGGCCCGCGTCATCGACCTCGACGCCCCCGAGTTCTTCGCCGCGGCGGACCTCACCGCGTACACGATGGCCACGCTGCGACTCCTGGGCGACGAGCGGCCCGACAATCCTTACGGCGACGAGCACACCGCACGCCCGGTCGCTGCCCGCATCGCCGAACTGGCCGACGGCAACTTCCTCGTGGCCGGGCTCACCGCGCGCGGTCACGGCCTGCACGACACCCACGCGGTCGCGCCCGCTGACATCGCCTTCACCCCCACGGTCGCCGCGGCTCTGCAGGACTACCTCGCACGGCTGCCTGCCGTCGACGGCGCTCCCGCGGCCGATGCCCTGAGCGTGCTGGCCTACGCCGAGGCACCGGGGCTCCCGCTGCCGCTGTGGAGCGCCGCGGTGGAACGGCTCACGGGCCATCACCTCACCGAGGAGCGACTGCGGACCCTGGCGCGCTCGTCGGCTGCGAACTTCCTCGTCGAGACCGGCGTCAACGACCAGAACACCGGCGTGTTCCGGCTCTTCCACCAGGCCCTCAACGACGCGCTGCGGAAGAACCGCGCCCGGCTCGGCTCGAACGTGACCGACGAGCGTGCCCTCACCCGTTGCTTCATCGCCTACGGCCGACGGCTCGGCTGGGAGCGTGCGCCGGTGTACCTGCTGCGCTCGCTGCCCCGCCACGCCGTCGGCGGACGCGTCGTCGACGAGCTGCTCGCGGAGGCGGAGTACGCGCTCCACGCGGATCTGCGGCGCCTCATCCCGGCGAGCGGTGCGGCGCTCTCCGGGGCGGCGAGGGAACGCGCCCAGGTCCTTCGCCGGACGCCGCAGGCCATCGACCGCGAACCCGCCCGGCGTGCGGCCCTCTTCAGCGTGACCGAGACGCAGGAAGGGTTCGGCCAGTTCTACGGGCCCCTGGCGGCCGAAGGGCCGTACCGAGCCGACTGGGCGGCGGTCGCCCCACGCGCCGAAGAGGCCGTCCTGGAGGGCCACAGCGCCGAGATCCGATCCGTGTGCGCCCTCGGCCCCGCGTCCCACACCCTGCTCGCCAGCGCCTCCGGCGACGGGACCGTGCGGCTGTGGGACCCGGTCACCGCCCGCACGGTGCGACGCCTCACACCCCGGTTCGGCCGCATCAGGGCGATGTGCGGCCTGATCGTCGACGGGCAGACGTACCTCGCTGTCGCCGCGGACAGCGACGTCTGGCTGTGGAACGAATCCCGGCAGCGCGCCGCGGGACACCTGAGCGGCCACCTCAGCTCGATTCGCGACATCTGCGCGTTCGACACGGCCGACGGCCCCCGCCTCGCGACCGCCGGCGCGGACGGGACGGTCCGTGTCTGGGATCCCGCCGCCGGGGAGTGCACCCTGGTTCTTCCGGGACACGGCGGCTGGGTCGAGAGTGTGTGCGCGGTGGCGGTCGCCGGCGAGACCCTCCTGGCCTCGGGCGGGGACGAACAGGACGGCTCCGTCATTCTTTGGCGTCCCGACACCGGCGAACGCGTCCGCGTCCTGGAGGGACACGAGGGTTCCATCGTCGCCCTGTGCACCGTGCAGGTGGCCGGGCAGACCCTGCTGGCCAGTCTGGGCGCGGACAGAACCGTTCGGCTGTGGGGGCCGGCCGGCGACTGGTGCGTGGGCACCCTCCCCGGTGAGGATCTGGCCTTCACGCTGTGCGCCGTCACGACCGAGGGGCGCTCGCTGCTCGCCGGCACGAGCGGCGATCTGGTCCGGCTGCTGGATCCCGAGACCGGACGGATCGCCATCACCCTCCAAGGCCACTCCGACTCCGTGGACTCCCTCTGCGTCCTGCGCGTCAACGGCCGGGATCTGCTCGCCAGTGGCGGCGCCGACCACACCGTGCGGCTGTGGGACCCGGCGGCGCCGCGCGCCAGCCGGGTGAGCGCGGTCCGCGCCCTCTCCCCCGCGTACAGCGGCGACGGTGTGCTGGTGGCCGCCGGAGGCGACGACGGCGTCACCGAGCTTCGCGATCCCGCTTCCGGCACCGTGGTCGGCACGTTGCAGGGCAACCGCGACTGGGTGCGCGCCCTGTGTTCCCCGCGCCACCTCGGCCGGCCGTACCTCGCCGGCTGCGGTGACGACGGGGAGGCGTGGCTGTGGAGCCCCGGGGACACCTCGCCCCGGTCCCGGCGCCGAGGCAGCAGACCCGCTTACACCATGTGCTCCGTGCACGTGGACGACCGGACACTGCTGGCTGTGGGCCACACCGACGGCAGCGCATGGCTGTGGGACCCGCTCACCGGCGAGACCGCGCGCTTCTTGCGCTTCCCCAGCGGCATCTACGCCATGTGTGGTGTGGAGCTTTCCGGCCGGCCGTACGTCGCCACGGCCACGGACGGGCTGGACGGCGCGGTCTGGCTGTGGGACGTGGTCTCCGGTCGGCACCACAGGTTGGCCGCGGCGAGCGAGACTTTCGCGATGTGCACGCTGCCGGTGGCCGGGCGGACCGCTCTCGCCACCGCGCACGCGCACGGCAGGGTGCGCTTGTGGGACGCCGAGCGGGGCGAACTCGTCGGAGAGCTCTCCGGTCACACGGGCGCGGTCAACGCGGTGAGCGTGGTCGGTGAGGGCGGGCCCCTCCTCGCCACCGCCGGCAGTGACCGGACCGTGCGGCTGTGGGACGTGGCGGCCCGAGCGCTGGTCGAGGAGATTCCCGTACATCATCCCGCGCTCGCCGTCACCTGGGTGGCACGGCGTCTGATCGTCGGGCTCGACCACGGACTCCTGGCACTGTCGCTGGGCGAGGTGAGCCGCTGCGCCGTCGGCGGGTGA
- a CDS encoding CU044_2847 family protein, with the protein MAHQVVSYALDDETVVRFEIEPTSEFHQVGAGEIAGQVREAVRPAVEAARAVLDQAVALRPVEVQVTFGVKVTGTANWLVAKASTDANFEVSLVWRPAAADGA; encoded by the coding sequence ATGGCACATCAGGTGGTGTCGTACGCGCTGGACGACGAAACGGTCGTCCGGTTCGAGATCGAGCCGACAAGCGAGTTCCATCAGGTGGGCGCCGGGGAGATCGCGGGCCAGGTCCGCGAAGCCGTACGCCCTGCCGTGGAGGCCGCCCGAGCGGTACTCGACCAGGCGGTGGCGCTCCGCCCCGTGGAAGTCCAGGTGACGTTCGGTGTCAAGGTCACCGGGACGGCCAACTGGCTGGTCGCCAAGGCCTCTACGGACGCCAACTTCGAGGTGTCGCTGGTGTGGCGTCCTGCGGCGGCGGACGGGGCCTGA
- a CDS encoding SUKH-3 domain-containing protein yields MEARFSPDVAGVLQSFGWFPERAVDPAPWTRSFEERGISASQEVRHFLARFGGLDIAVTGPGVNCAREPFALDPHLCLGEEERFSGWGEELGVQLFPIGELDSERFFLGMDEQGVIYLVADWIARFGPWPEAIDSLIRGVAPERIPT; encoded by the coding sequence ATGGAAGCCCGATTCTCTCCGGATGTCGCCGGCGTACTCCAGTCCTTCGGCTGGTTCCCCGAGCGCGCTGTCGACCCAGCGCCCTGGACACGCTCGTTCGAGGAACGCGGGATCTCCGCCTCTCAGGAAGTACGGCATTTCCTTGCCCGATTCGGCGGTCTCGATATCGCAGTCACAGGCCCAGGTGTCAACTGCGCACGCGAGCCCTTTGCACTCGACCCCCACCTCTGCCTTGGAGAGGAGGAAAGGTTCTCCGGCTGGGGCGAAGAACTGGGCGTTCAGCTCTTTCCGATCGGAGAGCTGGACTCCGAACGCTTTTTCCTTGGTATGGATGAACAAGGAGTGATCTACCTCGTTGCCGACTGGATCGCCCGCTTCGGCCCATGGCCGGAGGCCATTGATTCCCTGATCCGCGGGGTGGCACCCGAAAGAATTCCCACCTGA
- a CDS encoding tripartite tricarboxylate transporter permease, which translates to MNALTSLMDGFGTALTPLNLLWAALGVLLGTAIGVLPGIGPAMAVALLLPVTYGLDPTGAFIMFAGIYYGAMFGGSTTSILLNTPGESAAVVAAMEGNPMAKAGRGAQALAAAAIGHFAGGMVGTVLLVALAPAVAELAVDIGAPDYFALMVLAFIAVTSVLGSSRIRGLASLLIGLTLGLVGLDRMTGQQRLTFGSLQLADGIDVVIVAVGLFAIGEALWVAAHLRRRPAEPIPVGRPWLGRGDVRRTWKSWLRGPFIGFPFGAIPAGGAEIPTFLSYVVEKRLSKHKDEWGKGAIEGVAGPESAASASAAGTLVSMLTLGLPTTAVAAVMLAAFQQYGIQPGPLLFEREPDLVWGLIASLFVGMVLLLALNLPLAPLWAKLLRIPRPYLYAGILFFAAVGAYAVGGEAVDLVILLVIGLIGFGMRRYGLPVLPAVIGVILGPGAEQQLRRALQISDGSVTGLVDTPFAVTVYAVIALLLAWPLVKRVVRRGRTDA; encoded by the coding sequence ATGAACGCCCTCACCTCCCTCATGGACGGCTTCGGCACGGCCCTCACCCCGCTCAACCTGCTGTGGGCCGCGCTCGGTGTGCTGCTCGGCACGGCGATCGGCGTCCTGCCGGGCATCGGACCCGCGATGGCGGTCGCGCTGCTGCTGCCGGTGACGTACGGACTGGACCCGACCGGCGCGTTCATCATGTTCGCGGGCATCTACTACGGTGCGATGTTCGGCGGCTCGACCACCTCCATCCTGCTCAACACCCCCGGTGAGAGCGCCGCCGTCGTCGCGGCCATGGAGGGCAACCCCATGGCCAAGGCGGGGCGTGGCGCCCAGGCGCTCGCGGCGGCGGCCATCGGCCACTTCGCGGGCGGCATGGTCGGCACCGTCCTGCTGGTGGCGCTGGCGCCGGCGGTCGCGGAGCTGGCGGTGGACATCGGCGCGCCGGACTACTTCGCCCTCATGGTGCTGGCGTTCATCGCGGTGACGTCCGTGCTGGGCTCCTCCCGTATCCGCGGCCTGGCCTCCCTGCTGATCGGCCTCACCCTCGGCCTGGTCGGCCTGGACCGGATGACCGGGCAGCAGCGTCTGACCTTCGGCTCCCTCCAACTGGCGGACGGCATCGACGTGGTGATCGTCGCGGTCGGTCTCTTCGCGATCGGCGAGGCCCTGTGGGTCGCCGCCCATCTGCGGCGCCGGCCCGCCGAGCCGATCCCGGTGGGCCGCCCCTGGCTGGGGCGCGGCGATGTGCGGCGGACATGGAAGTCCTGGCTGCGCGGGCCGTTCATCGGCTTCCCGTTCGGCGCGATCCCGGCGGGCGGCGCCGAGATCCCCACCTTCCTGTCGTACGTCGTGGAGAAGCGTCTGTCGAAGCACAAGGACGAGTGGGGCAAGGGCGCCATCGAGGGCGTCGCGGGCCCGGAGTCGGCGGCGTCGGCCTCGGCGGCGGGCACCCTGGTCTCCATGCTGACCCTGGGCCTGCCGACCACGGCGGTCGCGGCGGTGATGCTGGCCGCCTTCCAGCAGTACGGGATCCAGCCGGGGCCGTTGCTGTTCGAGCGGGAGCCCGATCTGGTGTGGGGACTGATCGCCTCCCTCTTCGTCGGCATGGTGCTGCTGCTCGCGCTGAACCTGCCGCTCGCGCCCCTGTGGGCCAAGCTGCTGCGCATCCCGCGCCCCTACCTCTACGCGGGGATCCTCTTCTTCGCGGCCGTGGGCGCCTACGCGGTCGGCGGAGAGGCCGTCGATCTGGTGATCCTGCTGGTCATCGGTCTGATCGGCTTCGGCATGCGGCGCTACGGCCTGCCGGTTCTGCCCGCCGTCATCGGCGTCATCCTCGGCCCGGGCGCGGAACAGCAGTTGCGGCGCGCCCTGCAGATCAGCGACGGCAGCGTCACGGGCCTGGTCGACACGCCGTTCGCGGTGACGGTGTACGCGGTGATCGCGCTGCTGCTGGCATGGCCGCTGGTGAAGCGGGTGGTGCGACGCGGACGGACCGACGCCTGA
- a CDS encoding tripartite tricarboxylate transporter TctB family protein, with product MTTGTDRAPKEAAGRRAWLRDHSELGVCALLLGLGVLVLTDALTMDVDIAQRGPVGPRTVPVAVGAGLLVIAALLAVDVLRGGRGRAEGGEDVDLSEPADWRTVLLLSGIFLGAAVLIEPAGFPVAGALLFWGAAFALGSRRVDRDPLIAAALSLITYAVFDKLLGVPLPGGPLMGVL from the coding sequence GTGACCACAGGGACGGACCGTGCGCCCAAGGAGGCGGCCGGGCGGCGCGCGTGGCTGCGCGACCACTCCGAACTCGGCGTGTGCGCCCTGCTGCTGGGGCTCGGTGTGCTCGTCCTGACCGACGCGCTGACGATGGACGTCGACATCGCCCAGCGCGGCCCGGTCGGACCCCGGACGGTACCGGTCGCCGTCGGTGCCGGTCTGCTCGTCATCGCCGCCCTGCTGGCCGTCGACGTCCTGCGCGGCGGCCGGGGCCGGGCCGAGGGCGGGGAGGACGTCGATCTGTCGGAGCCCGCCGACTGGCGCACCGTGCTGCTGCTGTCCGGGATCTTCCTGGGCGCGGCCGTCCTCATCGAACCGGCCGGCTTCCCCGTCGCGGGCGCCCTGCTCTTCTGGGGCGCGGCCTTCGCGCTCGGCAGCCGCCGCGTCGACCGCGACCCGCTGATCGCGGCCGCCCTGTCCCTGATCACCTACGCCGTCTTCGACAAGCTGCTCGGGGTGCCGCTGCCCGGCGGCCCGCTGATGGGAGTGCTGTGA
- a CDS encoding Bug family tripartite tricarboxylate transporter substrate binding protein has protein sequence MRLRTPLALLGAAVLVLVGPPLLSAGGGAETGTQIPGLRFMVPNTPGGGYDITARTAAKNAEDAGLTHNVEVFNLPGAGGTVGLSRLVSEHGNGRLAMSMGLGVVGAVRSNHAPRTLADTTPIARLTEEQDVVVVGKDSPYRSIDELIGAWRKNPGKLPVGGGSSPGGPDHLAPMLMARAAGISPKAVNYIPFDGGGELLASILGGKVAFGVSGVGEYLDQIKAGELRVLAVTGPERVPELKDAPTLKESGYAVEFTNWRGLVAPPGLSGAEREKLVRLAEELHDSPEWRRSLEKNGWDDAFLAGEKFGAFLDAQDKRVVSVLKELGL, from the coding sequence GTGCGCCTGCGCACCCCCCTCGCCCTGCTCGGGGCCGCCGTGCTCGTCCTCGTGGGACCGCCGCTGCTCTCCGCCGGCGGCGGCGCCGAGACCGGCACGCAGATCCCGGGCCTGCGCTTCATGGTCCCCAACACGCCCGGCGGCGGCTACGACATCACGGCCCGTACGGCCGCGAAGAACGCCGAGGACGCCGGGCTCACGCACAACGTCGAGGTGTTCAACCTGCCCGGTGCCGGCGGCACGGTCGGCCTGAGCCGGCTGGTGAGCGAGCACGGCAACGGCAGGCTGGCGATGTCGATGGGGCTCGGCGTCGTCGGCGCCGTCCGCTCCAACCACGCGCCGAGGACACTCGCCGACACCACCCCGATCGCCCGGCTCACCGAGGAGCAGGACGTCGTGGTCGTCGGCAAGGACTCCCCGTACCGGTCGATCGACGAGCTGATCGGCGCCTGGCGGAAGAACCCGGGCAAGCTCCCGGTGGGCGGGGGTTCGTCCCCCGGCGGGCCCGACCACCTGGCGCCGATGCTGATGGCGCGGGCCGCCGGCATCTCCCCCAAGGCGGTCAACTACATCCCCTTCGACGGCGGTGGCGAACTGCTCGCCTCGATCCTGGGCGGCAAGGTCGCCTTCGGGGTCTCCGGGGTCGGCGAGTACCTGGACCAGATCAAGGCCGGCGAGCTGCGCGTCCTGGCGGTCACCGGGCCCGAGCGGGTGCCCGAGCTGAAGGACGCGCCCACGCTCAAGGAGTCCGGCTACGCCGTGGAGTTCACCAACTGGCGCGGCCTCGTCGCCCCGCCCGGTCTGTCCGGCGCCGAGCGGGAAAAGCTCGTCCGCCTGGCCGAGGAGCTGCACGACTCGCCCGAGTGGCGGCGGTCCCTGGAGAAGAACGGCTGGGACGACGCCTTCCTGGCCGGGGAGAAGTTCGGCGCGTTCCTGGACGCCCAGGACAAGCGCGTGGTGTCGGTGCTGAAGGAGCTGGGACTGTGA